In Cellulomonas fulva, the sequence GAGGTCACCGACTCGGGCGTCGGGCTCACCCCGCAGGAGGCCCGCGACCTCCTCGCGACGATCGGTCGGTCGTCGAAGCGCGACCTCGACCTGGGCGTCGGCCGCGACGAGTTCCTGGGGCAGTTCGGCATCGGGCTGCTGTCCGCGTTCATGGTCGCGGAGAGCATCGAGCTCGTCTCGCGCTCCGCGGTGGACCCGACGGCACCGGCGGTGCGCTGGCGCGGCTTCGACGACGGCAGCTACACGCTGGACGTGCTGCCCGACGCGTCGGTCGAGCCGGGCTCGACCGTGCGGCTGCAGCCGCGCCGTGACGCCGAGCACTGGCTCGAGCCGGCGACGGTGGTGACGCTCGCCGAGGAGTTCGGCGGGCTGCTGCCCGTCGACGTCGCGGTCGAGGTGCCGCTGCACGCTCCCGGGCAGCCCGACGAGCCAGCGCACGGCGAGCAGGCCAACAGCGAGCAGGCCAACAGCGAGCGGGCGCACGACGAGCGGCAGCGCGTCTGGCGCCGGACGAGCGCGACCGAGCTCCCGTGGCGCGCCGCGCGGCCCGACGAGGACGCGGAGGACCGGGCCACGCGTCTCGCGGGCTACTGCGAGCGCACGTTCGGCTTCGTGCCGCTCGCGCACATCGACCTCGACGTCCCGGTCGCGGGCGTGAGCGGGGTCGCGTTCGTCCTCCCGCAGAGCGCCCCGGCGTCGTCGGCGGTGCACCGCGTGTACCTCAAGCGCATGCTCCTGGGCACGCGCGTGCCGCAGGTGCTGCCCGACTGGGCGTTCTTCGCGCGATGCGTGCTCGACGCGACCGCGCTCCGCCCGACGGCCTCGCGGGAGGCGCTCTACGAGGACGAGGTGCTCCTCGCCACGCGCGACGCCCTGGGTGCCGCGGTGCGGGCGTGGACGCTCGACACGTTGCGCGCGCGCTCGGCGCTCACCCGCCGCTTCGTCGACGCGCACCACCTCGCGCTGCGTGCGCTCGCGACGACGGACGACGACCTGCTCGACCTCGCGGCCGACGCGCTGCCGTACGAGACGACGGACGGGGTGCGCACGCTGACCGAGGTGCGCGAGGAGACGGGCGGCGTGGTCTACGCCTCCACCGTCGAGGAGTACCGCCGCATCGCCGCCGTGGCACGGGCGCAGGGCCTCGTCGTCGTGAACGCGGGGTACGTGTACGACGCGGACATCCTCGCGCGGCTGGCGCGCCGGCACCCGACCTGGGGCGTGCGCCCGCTCGGCGCGCAGGACGTCGCCCAGGTGCTGTCGACGCTGCCGCCGGTCCGCGAGATCGAGCTCGCGTCGTTCGTCGCGTCGACGAACGCGGTCCTCGAGCCGCTCGAGTGCGAGGTGCAGCTGCGCGAGTTCGAGCCGACGAGCCTGCCCGCGCTGCTCCTGCAGGACCGCGACGGCGAGCACCGGCGCACGCTCGCCCGCACGGTCGCCGAGGGGGACGACCTGTGGGGCGAGGTGCTCGCGGGCTTCGCCGAGGACGCGCAGCCTCGTCGGCTCGTGCTCAACTGCGCGAACCCCGTCGTCGGGCGCCTCGTGGACGCGCCGCCGGGCGAGGTCCGGGACGCGGGCGTGCGCTCGTTGTACGTCTCCGCGACGCTCCTGGCGGGCGAGCCGTTGCGCGCCCGCGACGCCGAGCTGATGAACGGGTCGCTCTCGGTGCTGCTCGAGGCGGGTCTGCCCGCCGTCACGTCCGAGACCGGCCGGGGACCCAGCGCGGACCCCGCCCCGGACCCCACCCCGGACCCCACCCCGGACCCCACGACTGACCCCACGACTGACCCCACGACTGACCCCACGACTGACCCCACGACTGACCGCGCCCCGAAGCCCACGCACGACCCCACGGAAGGACACCGGTGACCACGACCGTCGAGGCGGCGAACCGCGAGATCAGCCGGCTGCGTGACCTGCCGTACGGGCTCGCGCGGACGGCCGCGTTCGAGCAGCTCGTCGCGCGGCTCGAGGCGGAGGGTCCGGAGGCGGCGCGCGCGTACGGCTACGCGGGCCTCGTCGAGTCGCTCGTGTGGGGCCAGGAGGTGCAGAAGGCGTTCGTGCCGTTCACCCGCTGGCTGCGCTGGGCCGACGAGCACCCCGAGCACCTCGACGACGGCGACTGGCACCTGCTGCACTGGTCGTTCAAGTGGATGGTCTCCGACCTCATGGAGTACCCCTCGGTCTCGCGCGAGCAGATCGAGCGCACGCTCGCGGACATGGAGCGCCGGTACGCGCTCGCCGGCAACGGGATGAACGCGGTCCGTCACGAGCGGTTCCTGTGGGAGTGGAGCCGCGGCACGCCGGACGCCGCCGCCGCCTACGAGTCCTGGGTCACGACGCCGCGCGACGACTTCTCGCAGTGCGAGGCGTGCGAGCCCGGCGACCGGGCGTCGTACCTCTTCGACGCGGGCCGCACCGACGAGGGCATCCGGCTGCTCGAGGCGACGCTCCCGCAGGACCCGCGGTGCGCGACCGAGCCCGCGGACATGCTCTCGCTCCTGCAGCTCGCCTACCTGGACGCCGGTCGCTACGACGACGCCGCACGCACCTACCGGCGCGCGCTCGCCTCCCTGGACCAGGCGGAGGGCGGCATGGTGGGCGCGCGCGGCCGCCACGTCGTGTTCCTGCTGCGTGCCGGGCACCGCGAGCGCGCGCTCGCGCGGCTCGTGGCGGAGGGGGCGCTGCTGGTCGCGGCACCGACCCCGTGGCTGCGCCTCGTCTTCCTGCGCCAGGCCGCGGGCGTCACCGCCTGGTGGCGCACGCACGAGCCCGAGCGACCGGTCGCGATCGAGGGCGTGCCGGCCGGCACGGTCGCCGAGCTCGACGACTGGGTCCTGGCCCAGGCACGTGCCCTGACGAGCCAGTTCGACGAGCGCGACGGCACCGACGGCTCCGCCCGCGCGCTGGCGGAGGCGCTGGTGCTCGACGTGGTCACGGAGCCGGTCGACCTCACGGTGCTCGCGCTCGGCGGGCGGCGCGAGAGCGTCGCCCCGGCCGCCGACGGGCACGGGTCCGGACATGAGCCTGCCGGGACACGGGACGCCGGCCCGGCCGCCGACGGCACGTCGACGTCGCTCGACGACCGGCTGCGAGCGCTCTCGGCGAGCGCCGAGGACGCGTTCCGCCGCGGTGACCTCGCCGTCGCGGGCGAGGAGTACCAGCGCCTCGCCGTCGCGGCGCAGGACGGCGGGCTCCTGACCGCCGCGGGCATGGCGTACGCGGAGGCCGCGCGCTGTGCGCAGGAGCTGCACGACGAGGTGAGCGCGGGCTGGGCCTACGAGCAGGCGGTCGCGCTGCTGCGCGCGGGCGGCGCCGAGC encodes:
- a CDS encoding HSP90 family protein, which translates into the protein MSGSAAGGEPGAHAFQVDLRGVVDLLARHLYSGPRVYLRELLQNGVDAITARRAVDAGAPARVRLRPLPGGGLEVTDSGVGLTPQEARDLLATIGRSSKRDLDLGVGRDEFLGQFGIGLLSAFMVAESIELVSRSAVDPTAPAVRWRGFDDGSYTLDVLPDASVEPGSTVRLQPRRDAEHWLEPATVVTLAEEFGGLLPVDVAVEVPLHAPGQPDEPAHGEQANSEQANSERAHDERQRVWRRTSATELPWRAARPDEDAEDRATRLAGYCERTFGFVPLAHIDLDVPVAGVSGVAFVLPQSAPASSAVHRVYLKRMLLGTRVPQVLPDWAFFARCVLDATALRPTASREALYEDEVLLATRDALGAAVRAWTLDTLRARSALTRRFVDAHHLALRALATTDDDLLDLAADALPYETTDGVRTLTEVREETGGVVYASTVEEYRRIAAVARAQGLVVVNAGYVYDADILARLARRHPTWGVRPLGAQDVAQVLSTLPPVREIELASFVASTNAVLEPLECEVQLREFEPTSLPALLLQDRDGEHRRTLARTVAEGDDLWGEVLAGFAEDAQPRRLVLNCANPVVGRLVDAPPGEVRDAGVRSLYVSATLLAGEPLRARDAELMNGSLSVLLEAGLPAVTSETGRGPSADPAPDPTPDPTPDPTTDPTTDPTTDPTTDPTTDRAPKPTHDPTEGHR